A section of the Deltaproteobacteria bacterium genome encodes:
- a CDS encoding fructose-bisphosphate aldolase encodes MQDMRKDPLRFFRRVRLGPGEMARVSQITRGNGTSIILPYDQFIEHDCRHLEAESDAGNPDYIMELGIDLGFNAVAVHYGVARRFWTKTEGRIPLILKVNGKTSIPSDAQALSTATSFVEDAVRIGATGIGYTLYYGSPRQDEDLPQMAGVRAACERFGLPLIVWAYPRGEAIDAKGGKETSYALESAARLAVEMGATIVKSNLPKAAKPDFVKNEKVPKYYRELEEQLLRLDPAAQAAERARRVVKAATGIPVLFSGGEGASTETVIENAKACVAGGCFGFIIGRNMWKRTKPKAQEIVTEVTRLLDAV; translated from the coding sequence ATGCAGGACATGCGTAAAGACCCCCTGAGATTTTTCCGGCGCGTTCGCCTGGGACCGGGCGAGATGGCCCGGGTCAGCCAGATTACGCGCGGCAACGGCACGTCGATCATCCTCCCCTACGACCAGTTCATCGAGCATGACTGCCGCCATCTGGAGGCCGAGAGCGACGCCGGCAATCCCGACTACATCATGGAACTGGGCATCGACCTCGGCTTCAACGCCGTGGCCGTCCACTACGGCGTCGCCCGGCGGTTCTGGACCAAGACAGAGGGGCGCATCCCGCTGATCCTGAAGGTGAACGGCAAGACGTCGATTCCGTCCGACGCGCAGGCGCTCTCGACAGCCACGTCGTTCGTCGAGGACGCCGTGCGGATCGGCGCCACCGGCATCGGCTACACGCTCTACTACGGCTCGCCCCGGCAGGACGAAGACCTGCCGCAGATGGCCGGGGTGCGCGCCGCCTGCGAGCGGTTCGGCCTGCCGCTCATCGTCTGGGCCTACCCGCGTGGCGAGGCGATCGACGCCAAGGGCGGCAAGGAGACTTCCTATGCGCTGGAGTCGGCGGCGCGGCTCGCCGTCGAGATGGGCGCGACGATCGTCAAGAGCAACCTGCCCAAGGCGGCCAAGCCCGACTTCGTGAAAAACGAGAAGGTGCCGAAGTATTACCGCGAGCTGGAGGAACAGCTCCTCCGGCTCGACCCGGCCGCGCAGGCGGCCGAGCGCGCCCGGCGCGTGGTGAAGGCGGCGACCGGCATCCCGGTGCTGTTCTCCGGCGGCGAGGGAGCCTCCACCGAGACGGTGATCGAGAACGCGAAGGCCTGCGTCGCGGGAGGATGCTTCGGGTTCATCATCGGCCGCAACATGTGGAAGCGCACCAAGCCCAAGGCGCAGGAGATCGTGACCGAAGTCACCCGCCTTCTGGACGCGGTTTAA
- a CDS encoding LON peptidase substrate-binding domain-containing protein, producing MISNVPDVIPIFPLPETVLLPSEVLPLHVFEPRYRDMVRDSLDTHRVIGMVLLQPGYERDYYGAPPVRDVGCAGLIARHQELADGRFLIWLLGIERFRIDRELPGAKSYRQVAINHEYVNATAEEQASIQAIRRDLLETIPRFIDPRVLADGEFGERLLKLDDAQFGAVAAQVLNLSGMEKQQMLESSTIVERYLILHEKLQVRRQELPELFPTDPENLN from the coding sequence ATGATTTCCAACGTGCCCGACGTCATTCCGATCTTCCCCCTCCCGGAAACCGTACTGCTTCCTTCCGAAGTCCTCCCGCTCCACGTTTTTGAACCCCGTTACCGCGACATGGTGCGCGATTCGCTCGACACCCACCGGGTGATCGGGATGGTCCTGCTGCAACCGGGCTACGAGCGCGACTACTACGGCGCGCCGCCGGTGCGCGATGTGGGGTGCGCGGGCCTGATCGCACGGCACCAGGAGCTGGCGGACGGCCGGTTCCTCATCTGGCTGCTCGGCATCGAGCGGTTCCGCATCGACCGCGAGCTGCCGGGCGCGAAGAGCTACCGTCAGGTGGCGATCAACCATGAATACGTGAACGCGACGGCCGAGGAGCAGGCGAGCATCCAGGCGATCCGCCGCGACCTTCTGGAGACGATCCCCCGGTTCATCGATCCGCGTGTGCTTGCCGACGGGGAGTTCGGCGAGCGGCTCCTCAAGCTCGACGACGCGCAGTTTGGCGCCGTGGCGGCCCAGGTGCTGAACCTGTCGGGAATGGAAAAGCAGCAGATGCTGGAATCATCCACCATCGTTGAGCGCTACCTGATCCTGCATGAAAAGCTCCAGGTCCGCCGCCAGGAACTTCCCGAACTGTTCCCCACCGACCCGGAAAACCTGAACTAG